The Bacteroidota bacterium genome has a segment encoding these proteins:
- the ric gene encoding iron-sulfur cluster repair di-iron protein, giving the protein METLREPTVGELAARDYRKVEVFKKYGVDFCCGGKKSIANVCKEKGINQEQLEKELHIAETATELPSQNFSAWELDFLSEYIVNTHHKYVIQSMPLIFEFTQKISKVHSVQHPEVIEVAAIFVKVIDDLNQHMLKEENILFPYIKQLSESKKSGKAVAPTFGTVKNPIRMMEHEHDVVGELLGKIREVTGNYSIPADACNSFRYAYEKLQEFEEDLHQHIHLENNILFPKAIQLEEELIQ; this is encoded by the coding sequence ATGGAAACATTAAGAGAACCAACAGTAGGAGAACTTGCCGCACGTGATTATCGCAAAGTGGAAGTGTTTAAAAAATATGGAGTGGATTTTTGCTGCGGAGGAAAAAAATCTATAGCAAATGTTTGTAAAGAAAAGGGAATCAATCAGGAGCAACTGGAAAAAGAATTACATATTGCTGAAACAGCGACTGAACTACCATCGCAGAATTTCAGTGCATGGGAACTTGATTTTCTCTCAGAATATATAGTAAACACTCATCATAAATATGTTATTCAATCCATGCCTCTTATTTTTGAGTTCACACAAAAAATTTCAAAAGTTCATAGTGTTCAACACCCTGAGGTAATTGAAGTAGCAGCTATTTTTGTGAAGGTGATAGATGATCTTAATCAGCACATGCTGAAAGAAGAAAATATTCTGTTCCCATATATAAAGCAGCTATCTGAATCGAAAAAGTCAGGAAAAGCTGTTGCACCCACATTTGGCACGGTAAAAAACCCTATAAGAATGATGGAGCACGAACACGATGTTGTCGGAGAATTGTTGGGAAAAATCAGAGAAGTAACGGGTAATTATTCTATTCCCGCAGATGCTTGCAACAGTTTTCGTTATGCTTACGAAAAGCTTCAGGAGTTTGAAGAAGATTTACATCAGCACATTCATCTCGAAAACAATATTCTTTTTCCAAAAGCTATTCAGCTAGAAGAGGAATTAATTCAGTAA
- a CDS encoding thioredoxin family protein, with amino-acid sequence MKSETIIINSITSFSYSAYKDLVIRLSETESTTGIEQTIERIEATKLNAFRMKRIDKQIQISESLAKLIKSVNRKWRWTVLVEAWCGDGAQNIPIIEKMASINPNIDLKIILRDENTDIMDKHLTNGSRSIPILICVDEMTNKEIGIWGSRPQKIMEMAKNFKSENPNSTHDEFVKYLHLCYAKDKGKSIQNDFLLLILSWKNNSI; translated from the coding sequence ATGAAATCAGAAACAATCATAATAAATTCAATTACGAGTTTTAGCTACTCAGCATATAAGGATTTAGTTATCCGCTTATCTGAAACTGAAAGCACGACCGGCATTGAACAAACTATAGAAAGAATTGAAGCAACAAAACTAAATGCATTCCGCATGAAACGAATTGATAAACAAATTCAAATCAGTGAAAGCTTAGCGAAATTGATAAAAAGTGTAAATAGAAAATGGAGATGGACAGTATTAGTGGAAGCATGGTGCGGTGATGGGGCACAAAATATTCCTATCATTGAAAAGATGGCATCGATCAATCCGAATATTGATTTGAAAATTATTCTTCGTGATGAAAACACGGATATTATGGATAAGCATCTTACAAATGGATCGCGTTCAATTCCAATTTTGATTTGTGTGGATGAAATGACAAATAAAGAAATTGGAATATGGGGCTCTCGTCCTCAAAAAATTATGGAGATGGCAAAGAATTTCAAATCAGAAAATCCGAATAGTACTCATGATGAGTTTGTTAAATACCTTCATCTATGCTACGCGAAGGATAAAGGAAAGTCTATTCAAAACGATTTTCTATTGCTGATCCTTTCCTGGAAAAATAATTCTATATAG
- a CDS encoding adenosylcobalamin-dependent ribonucleoside-diphosphate reductase → MITEEMTSKKTDPFLDARKTALKQNETKISYKEILEKCTAYFQGDELAASTWINKYAMKDKDGYILEYTPEDMHQRMAKEFARKENEYLQKSKLNGSFPELSKYGQQREHLSENKIFELFKEFKYIVPQGSVMSSLGNKNIIASLSNCIVLPEIFDSYGGIFYTDQQMAQLFKRRCGVGIDLSTLRPTGSHVSNSAGTTTGAVSFMDRFSNTTREVAQNGRRGALMITIDVAHPDVEQFITVKQDLSKVTGANISVRISDEFMNAVSNDTNFTLRWPIDSENPVFSKEVKARELWSTIIKCAHNTAEPGIIFWDRQHHYSTSSIYPGFKNVSTNPCSEIAMQGGDSCRLIALNLFSFIEKPFSKNSKFDYEKFYKTTYEAQRLMDDLVDLELEAIERILAKVETDSEPDYIKEVEVNTWKLLYDAGKKGRRTGLGFTALGDTLAALGYNFDSAEAIVEVEKIMKSKCEAEFDSSIDMALERGKFEAFDEKYENTSEFIQTLKKELPHVYNRMMTFGRRNISLSTVAPTGTLSMLTQTSSGIEPVFMLTYKRRRKVNVHDKNSRVDFVDPSGDSWQEFIVYHPKLKMWMDATGETDITKSPYSGSTASEIDWKKRIGLQAVVQKYTTHSISSTINLSSNVSMEQVGEIYLEAWKKGLKGITVYRDGSRSGVLVANDEKKKNKKSDSIIETRPPKRPKALEADVIRFLNHNEKWIAVVGIMNGRPYEVFTGKVEDSIFIPSWVEKGWVIKNVCEDGKKRYDFQFMDKEGYRCTIEGLSRAFNKEFWNYAKLISGVLRHGMPLPHVVNLIENLHFISDNINTWKSGVIRALKKFIPDGTQAADKKCSDCGDPEGLIYEEGCLKCKSCGHSKCG, encoded by the coding sequence ATGATTACTGAAGAAATGACCAGCAAAAAGACCGACCCCTTCCTTGATGCACGCAAAACAGCACTGAAGCAAAATGAAACGAAAATTTCTTACAAAGAAATTCTTGAAAAGTGCACAGCGTATTTTCAAGGTGACGAACTTGCCGCATCCACCTGGATAAACAAGTATGCAATGAAAGATAAGGATGGATATATTCTTGAATATACTCCTGAAGATATGCATCAGCGCATGGCAAAAGAATTTGCGCGAAAGGAAAATGAATATCTTCAAAAATCAAAATTGAATGGCAGTTTCCCTGAGCTTTCAAAATACGGACAGCAGCGCGAGCATCTTTCTGAAAATAAAATTTTTGAGTTGTTCAAAGAGTTTAAATACATTGTTCCCCAAGGAAGTGTGATGTCTTCTCTTGGAAATAAAAACATTATTGCTTCTCTTTCCAACTGCATTGTTCTTCCTGAAATTTTTGATTCCTACGGAGGAATTTTTTACACCGATCAGCAAATGGCTCAGTTGTTTAAAAGAAGATGCGGTGTGGGCATTGATCTTTCCACGCTTCGCCCGACAGGATCACATGTTTCAAACTCAGCCGGAACAACAACAGGAGCAGTTTCATTTATGGATCGTTTTTCAAACACAACGCGTGAAGTTGCGCAGAATGGAAGACGCGGTGCTTTGATGATTACTATTGACGTTGCCCATCCTGATGTAGAGCAGTTTATTACCGTGAAACAGGATTTATCAAAAGTTACGGGAGCAAATATTTCTGTTCGGATTTCAGATGAGTTTATGAATGCCGTTTCAAACGATACCAATTTCACTTTGCGTTGGCCTATTGATTCGGAGAATCCGGTATTTTCAAAAGAAGTAAAAGCACGCGAACTTTGGAGTACAATTATCAAATGTGCTCATAACACAGCCGAACCGGGAATTATTTTTTGGGACAGGCAGCATCATTATTCCACATCGTCTATCTATCCCGGATTTAAAAATGTTTCAACTAATCCTTGTTCTGAAATCGCCATGCAAGGCGGAGATAGCTGTCGTTTAATCGCACTCAATCTTTTTAGTTTTATTGAAAAACCATTTTCAAAAAATTCAAAATTTGACTACGAGAAATTTTATAAAACCACCTATGAAGCGCAGCGCCTCATGGATGATTTAGTAGACCTTGAACTCGAAGCCATTGAACGAATACTTGCAAAAGTCGAAACCGATTCAGAACCCGATTACATTAAGGAAGTAGAAGTAAACACATGGAAACTTCTTTATGATGCTGGAAAAAAAGGCAGAAGAACAGGGCTTGGATTTACCGCTCTTGGCGACACACTTGCAGCACTTGGATATAATTTTGATTCGGCGGAAGCAATTGTTGAAGTGGAAAAGATTATGAAATCAAAATGTGAAGCGGAGTTTGACAGCAGCATTGATATGGCGCTTGAACGCGGAAAGTTTGAAGCTTTTGATGAGAAATATGAAAACACTTCTGAATTTATTCAAACACTTAAAAAAGAATTGCCGCACGTTTACAACCGAATGATGACCTTCGGAAGAAGAAATATTTCTCTCAGCACTGTAGCCCCCACAGGAACATTGAGCATGCTGACTCAAACTTCTTCGGGCATTGAACCCGTATTTATGCTCACGTATAAGAGAAGACGAAAAGTAAACGTACACGACAAGAATTCACGTGTTGATTTTGTTGATCCCTCAGGAGATTCCTGGCAGGAATTTATTGTATACCATCCAAAACTAAAAATGTGGATGGACGCAACCGGTGAAACAGATATTACAAAAAGCCCATACAGCGGATCTACTGCTTCTGAAATTGATTGGAAGAAGAGAATAGGACTGCAAGCTGTCGTACAAAAATATACTACTCATTCAATTTCTTCTACAATTAATCTCTCATCGAATGTTTCAATGGAACAGGTAGGTGAAATTTATCTTGAAGCATGGAAGAAAGGACTGAAAGGAATTACTGTTTATCGGGATGGTTCCAGAAGCGGTGTGCTTGTAGCAAACGATGAAAAGAAAAAAAATAAAAAATCCGATTCTATTATAGAAACCCGTCCGCCCAAACGCCCGAAAGCGCTTGAAGCAGATGTGATTCGTTTTCTCAATCACAATGAAAAATGGATTGCTGTTGTCGGAATTATGAACGGAAGGCCTTATGAGGTTTTTACAGGAAAGGTGGAAGATTCTATCTTCATTCCATCCTGGGTGGAAAAAGGGTGGGTGATAAAAAATGTCTGTGAGGATGGCAAGAAGCGATATGATTTCCAGTTTATGGATAAGGAAGGATATCGTTGCACCATTGAAGGATTATCCCGTGCGTTTAATAAAGAATTCTGGAATTACGCAAAACTCATTTCAGGCGTACTCCGCCACGGAATGCCGTTGCCTCATGTAGTCAACCTGATTGAAAATCTTCACTTTATCAGCGATAACATTAATACCTGGAAGAGTGGCGTTATCCGGGCGCTGAAAAAATTTATTCCCGATGGAACACAAGCTGCTGACAAAAAATGCTCTGACTGCGGAGATCCTGAAGGATTAATTTATGAAGAAGGTTGCCTGAAGTGCAAAAGTTGCGGACACAGCAAATGTGGCTGA
- a CDS encoding U32 family peptidase — MKSQTKIELLAPCGSWESLMAAIQGGCDAVYFGIEQLNMRARSSINFSINDLKKISSIAKENKIKTYITLNTILYDHDLSLMRSIVDEAKKNKIDAIIASDHSVMSYAKKVGIPIHISTQSNITNKETVEFYSQFADVMVLARELTLEQVGKISAEIKRKKIKGPSGELIRLEIFCHGALCMAVSGKCYLSLHSNFASANRGACIQNCRRSYIVTDKEDGTELEIDNEYIMSAKDLCTIDFLDKVIEAGVLVLKIEGRGRSEDYVFTTTKCYREAIDSIAEKNYTKEKIEKWKEQLTTVFNRGFWDGYYLGKKTGEWNDEYGSKATKKKIYVGKGIKYFDNIGIGEFKIESQSLEVGDEILISGPTTGIIQDKVNELRVNDRKKEKVKKGETISMPVKMKIRSSDKLYKIVDA; from the coding sequence ATGAAATCACAGACTAAAATTGAGTTGCTTGCTCCCTGCGGCTCATGGGAATCGTTGATGGCTGCCATACAAGGAGGTTGTGATGCAGTTTATTTCGGAATCGAGCAACTAAACATGCGTGCGCGGTCGAGCATAAATTTTTCAATCAATGATTTGAAAAAAATTTCCTCCATTGCGAAAGAAAACAAAATCAAAACTTACATCACACTGAACACAATTCTTTATGATCACGATCTTTCATTGATGCGCTCGATAGTAGATGAAGCAAAGAAAAATAAAATTGATGCTATTATCGCCTCTGATCATTCGGTGATGAGTTATGCGAAGAAGGTTGGAATACCTATTCATATTTCCACGCAATCCAATATCACCAATAAAGAAACAGTTGAATTCTATTCACAGTTTGCCGATGTGATGGTGCTTGCCCGTGAATTAACTCTTGAGCAAGTCGGAAAAATTTCTGCTGAAATAAAGCGAAAAAAAATAAAGGGTCCATCAGGGGAATTGATACGACTGGAAATATTTTGCCATGGTGCTCTCTGTATGGCGGTTTCAGGAAAATGCTATTTGAGTTTGCATTCAAATTTTGCTTCCGCCAATCGTGGTGCCTGCATTCAGAACTGCCGCAGAAGTTACATTGTTACTGACAAAGAGGACGGAACAGAATTAGAGATCGATAACGAATACATTATGTCTGCAAAAGATCTTTGCACCATAGATTTTCTTGATAAAGTTATTGAGGCCGGGGTTTTGGTCTTAAAAATTGAAGGAAGAGGAAGAAGCGAAGATTATGTTTTCACAACTACAAAATGTTACCGCGAAGCAATTGATTCAATTGCAGAAAAAAATTACACAAAAGAAAAAATTGAAAAATGGAAAGAGCAGCTGACAACAGTTTTCAATCGCGGATTCTGGGACGGGTATTATCTCGGTAAAAAGACGGGAGAATGGAATGACGAGTACGGTTCAAAGGCAACGAAGAAAAAAATTTATGTTGGGAAAGGAATAAAATATTTCGACAACATCGGCATAGGAGAATTTAAGATAGAATCTCAATCGCTGGAAGTTGGAGATGAAATCTTAATCAGCGGTCCTACTACAGGAATTATTCAGGACAAGGTAAATGAATTGAGAGTAAATGACAGAAAAAAAGAAAAAGTAAAAAAAGGCGAAACTATTTCCATGCCGGTAAAAATGAAAATCCGTTCGTCAGACAAGTTGTATAAAATAGTAGATGCCTGA
- a CDS encoding ferredoxin, whose translation MVKIFHYRAKCIGCNACVETNKNRWRMSRKDGKSMLLGAISKKGVFRTEVEDDEYKSIMKAVKNCPVKIIKIEKT comes from the coding sequence ATGGTGAAAATATTTCACTACCGCGCCAAATGTATTGGTTGCAATGCCTGTGTGGAAACGAATAAAAACAGATGGAGAATGTCACGTAAAGATGGAAAGAGTATGTTGTTAGGAGCAATAAGCAAAAAAGGAGTTTTCAGAACAGAAGTTGAAGACGATGAATACAAATCAATAATGAAAGCAGTGAAAAATTGTCCTGTAAAAATTATTAAAATAGAAAAAACTTAA
- a CDS encoding xanthine dehydrogenase family protein subunit M, whose product MYIPDYNYYKPKSLTEALKLLKKSNNGATLAGGTDLLVEIKKGLRYPADIISLSGVKGLSFVKKEGTNLCIGATTTHNEIIANPLVRKYYPALANALSQIGSEQVRNTATIGGNLCTGASCCDSAPILIALNAKVKIASAGKTKTVSLKDFFIFNKKTILKKGEVMTKIILPLPKPGLGAHFEKFGLRESGNISVASVAVMVIAKKNICVDACIVIGAVAPTPKISFKATEMLKGKTLSELSENSSSIKQAGVAAVEDSVPIGDIRGGANYRRTILSVLTSRAIAKAIASVKK is encoded by the coding sequence ATGTACATCCCGGATTACAATTATTACAAACCCAAATCGCTGACCGAAGCACTCAAACTTCTGAAGAAAAGCAATAATGGAGCTACGCTGGCCGGAGGAACCGACCTGCTGGTTGAAATTAAAAAGGGACTCAGGTATCCCGCGGATATTATTTCCCTTTCAGGTGTAAAGGGATTGTCCTTTGTAAAAAAAGAGGGGACAAATCTTTGCATCGGTGCAACCACTACGCACAATGAAATAATTGCCAATCCGCTCGTCAGAAAATATTACCCGGCATTGGCAAATGCTTTATCTCAGATCGGATCCGAGCAGGTGCGCAACACCGCGACCATCGGGGGAAATCTTTGCACGGGGGCATCCTGCTGTGATTCCGCACCTATTTTAATCGCGCTGAACGCAAAGGTGAAAATTGCAAGTGCCGGAAAGACAAAAACTGTTTCCCTGAAGGACTTTTTTATCTTCAATAAAAAAACTATTCTCAAAAAAGGAGAAGTGATGACCAAAATAATTCTTCCTCTTCCAAAGCCGGGATTGGGCGCGCATTTTGAAAAATTCGGATTAAGGGAATCCGGCAATATTTCTGTGGCTTCGGTGGCTGTAATGGTGATCGCGAAAAAAAATATTTGTGTTGACGCTTGCATTGTCATTGGCGCGGTTGCCCCTACCCCCAAGATTAGTTTCAAAGCAACTGAAATGCTGAAAGGGAAAACGCTTTCCGAACTCTCTGAGAATTCATCTTCAATTAAACAGGCAGGCGTAGCAGCCGTTGAGGATTCCGTTCCGATTGGCGACATACGCGGAGGAGCAAATTACAGGAGAACTATTTTATCCGTTCTTACTTCACGGGCTATTGCAAAAGCAATTGCATCGGTAAAAAAATAA
- a CDS encoding molybdopterin-dependent oxidoreductase gives MKHLLKLNVNGNDYDVAVHAGTTLADLLRDELKLTGTKKGCELGDCGACTVLMNGKAVNSCLVLALDADGKKIETIEGLAKGEELHPIQRAFVEKGAIQCGYCTPGMIMRTKSLLDSNPNPTEEEIKSGLSGNLCRCTGYTKIIEAVETAKEYLKGKEVKPLEFHPQKSAIDLSVVGKRLPKHDAPDKATGRAIYTDDISLPNMIYGKLLLSPVPHALIKSINTKKAMKLPGVKVILTGADVPDVKWGTSPPRYDENILAKGKVRFVGDVVAAVAAIDEETCYKALKLIEVEYEELPAVFDPEEAMKDGAPRLFDDKYENNINTHVDHHFGDIEKGFAEADHIREERFVGNRTYQNPMEPHCSIAEWDRHGRVTLHTSTQVVHYVHHQLSHILGLPLGNIRVIMTNCGGGFGAKAATTTIEVASIFLSRIAGCPVKMRFNREEMYLFGRGRHKQYIDLKIGVKKDGTITAVKQRAVLEGGAYSSFGIVSTYYAGSMLTTLYKFPNYKYDGFRVNTNLPPCGAFRGHGCPHPRFAFESLLTMIADDIGMDPVDIRLKNAMTPDYHTCNDLDINSCELTACIDLVRKKSDWDKKKGKLPKGRGIGIGCGGFVSGAGYPIYRSKFPHSSATIKIVEDGSRAVLFIGDADIGQGSDTVLAMAACEAMGITYDRISVVSADSDLTPIGFGAYSSRVTLMGGNASKMAGEEIKKQVLAAASGILKVDEDKLEARENKVFVKDNPSKFIPWEEAGFAHFSMKGPLLGKGHYSPPEGLGGKYKGAAVGTSPAYSFSATVCEVDVDMETGKVKVLNFWDAHDCGTAVNPLLVEGQAEGAVLMGMSETLFENEVFDSKGKMVNADFHNYLIATSADMPPIDSNIVDSYEPAGPYGAKEVGEGATLPILGAIANAVADAIGVRIFELPITPQKVLEAIQSVKAEKIRS, from the coding sequence ATGAAGCACCTATTAAAACTAAACGTCAACGGCAATGATTACGATGTAGCCGTTCATGCCGGAACAACGTTGGCTGACCTGTTAAGAGATGAACTGAAACTCACAGGCACTAAAAAAGGTTGCGAACTTGGTGACTGCGGTGCATGCACTGTTCTTATGAATGGCAAAGCAGTCAATTCATGCCTCGTACTTGCATTAGATGCCGATGGAAAAAAGATTGAAACCATTGAAGGCCTCGCGAAAGGCGAAGAGCTGCATCCTATTCAACGGGCATTTGTTGAGAAAGGAGCCATCCAGTGCGGCTATTGCACACCGGGAATGATCATGCGGACAAAATCCCTGCTGGACAGTAATCCGAACCCAACAGAAGAAGAAATTAAGTCCGGACTGAGCGGCAATCTGTGCCGATGCACAGGATACACAAAAATTATTGAAGCGGTTGAAACTGCAAAAGAATATCTGAAGGGCAAAGAAGTGAAACCGTTAGAGTTTCATCCTCAGAAATCAGCTATAGACCTTTCCGTTGTTGGCAAACGCTTACCAAAACACGATGCACCGGATAAAGCAACCGGGAGAGCAATTTATACGGATGATATTTCGCTGCCGAATATGATCTATGGAAAATTGCTGCTCAGTCCCGTTCCTCATGCGCTGATAAAATCCATCAACACAAAGAAAGCCATGAAACTTCCGGGCGTGAAAGTGATATTGACAGGCGCTGATGTTCCGGATGTGAAATGGGGAACTTCTCCCCCGCGCTACGATGAAAATATTCTTGCAAAAGGAAAAGTACGGTTTGTAGGAGACGTGGTTGCCGCAGTAGCTGCAATTGATGAAGAGACCTGCTACAAAGCGCTGAAATTAATTGAGGTTGAATACGAAGAACTGCCCGCTGTCTTTGATCCTGAAGAAGCAATGAAAGATGGCGCGCCCCGCCTCTTTGATGATAAATATGAAAATAACATCAACACGCATGTAGATCATCACTTCGGGGATATAGAAAAGGGATTTGCCGAAGCCGACCATATCCGCGAAGAACGGTTTGTTGGAAACAGAACCTATCAGAATCCCATGGAGCCGCATTGTTCCATTGCAGAATGGGACAGGCACGGAAGAGTAACGCTTCACACTTCCACTCAGGTTGTGCATTATGTGCATCATCAGCTTTCGCACATACTCGGGTTGCCGCTCGGAAATATCCGGGTTATTATGACAAACTGCGGAGGCGGTTTTGGCGCCAAAGCAGCTACTACCACAATTGAAGTGGCATCCATTTTCCTTTCACGAATTGCAGGATGCCCTGTCAAGATGAGATTTAACCGCGAAGAAATGTATTTGTTCGGAAGAGGCCGTCATAAACAATACATTGACCTGAAAATAGGAGTGAAAAAAGACGGAACCATCACAGCCGTCAAACAAAGAGCGGTGCTGGAAGGCGGAGCGTATTCAAGTTTCGGAATTGTTTCCACGTATTATGCAGGATCCATGCTTACCACGCTTTACAAATTTCCTAACTATAAATATGACGGCTTCAGGGTGAACACCAACCTGCCCCCCTGCGGTGCTTTCCGCGGACATGGCTGTCCTCATCCGCGGTTTGCGTTTGAATCATTATTAACCATGATTGCCGATGATATCGGAATGGATCCGGTTGATATCCGTTTGAAGAACGCGATGACACCTGATTATCACACTTGCAACGACCTTGATATTAATTCATGCGAACTCACCGCCTGCATTGACCTGGTGAGAAAAAAATCCGACTGGGACAAGAAGAAAGGAAAGCTTCCAAAAGGAAGAGGAATAGGTATCGGCTGCGGAGGATTTGTTTCCGGAGCGGGCTATCCGATCTACCGTTCCAAATTCCCTCATTCAAGCGCCACAATCAAAATTGTGGAAGACGGATCGAGAGCCGTGTTGTTTATCGGGGATGCCGATATCGGACAAGGATCAGATACAGTCCTTGCGATGGCAGCCTGCGAAGCCATGGGAATTACATACGACAGGATCAGCGTTGTATCTGCCGACAGCGACCTCACACCAATCGGATTTGGCGCTTATTCCAGCCGTGTAACTTTGATGGGAGGCAATGCCTCTAAAATGGCAGGAGAAGAAATTAAGAAACAGGTTCTTGCTGCTGCATCTGGAATTTTGAAAGTTGATGAAGACAAATTAGAGGCAAGAGAGAACAAGGTATTTGTAAAGGACAATCCTTCAAAATTCATTCCCTGGGAAGAAGCGGGCTTTGCACATTTCTCTATGAAGGGACCGCTACTCGGCAAAGGGCATTATTCTCCTCCCGAAGGGCTTGGCGGAAAATATAAAGGAGCAGCCGTTGGAACTTCTCCCGCCTATTCCTTTTCAGCAACCGTATGCGAAGTGGATGTGGATATGGAAACAGGAAAAGTGAAAGTGCTGAATTTCTGGGATGCGCACGATTGCGGCACTGCCGTGAATCCGCTTCTGGTGGAAGGACAGGCAGAAGGCGCAGTATTGATGGGAATGAGCGAAACACTTTTTGAAAATGAAGTGTTCGACAGCAAAGGAAAAATGGTGAATGCTGACTTTCACAATTATTTAATTGCTACTTCGGCAGATATGCCGCCTATTGATTCCAATATAGTGGACAGCTATGAACCTGCAGGACCTTATGGAGCAAAAGAAGTGGGAGAAGGAGCCACCTTGCCGATCCTCGGAGCCATTGCCAATGCTGTTGCTGATGCCATTGGTGTAAGGATATTTGAACTTCCGATCACTCCTCAAAAAGTGTTGGAGGCGATTCAATCGGTGAAGGCTGAAAAAATTCGGAGTTGA
- a CDS encoding hemerythrin domain-containing protein encodes MNKSMKVLFDEHEIIVNAIDTAQQAKLLIGKDDAAYEKLITQLIGFFRNYADKYHHFKEEEILFPEMAKRNELLADGVIKEMFENHADFRVMIKNIETSLNKKQYPHAQLLLEEYTEALLDHIAVENDEVFQTAETIFSEEELEKIYFRFEDCDRELGNAKKEELKELADTLRKNLLMAD; translated from the coding sequence ATGAATAAATCCATGAAAGTGTTGTTTGACGAACACGAAATCATCGTCAACGCAATTGATACTGCACAACAGGCAAAATTACTTATCGGAAAAGACGATGCCGCCTATGAAAAACTCATCACACAGTTAATCGGTTTTTTCAGAAACTATGCCGACAAGTACCATCATTTCAAGGAAGAAGAGATCCTTTTTCCTGAAATGGCAAAGCGCAATGAATTGCTTGCCGATGGCGTTATCAAGGAAATGTTCGAGAACCATGCTGATTTCCGGGTGATGATAAAGAACATTGAAACGTCTTTAAATAAAAAACAATATCCGCATGCACAGCTGCTGCTGGAGGAGTACACCGAAGCGCTGCTCGATCATATTGCAGTGGAGAACGATGAAGTGTTTCAAACCGCTGAAACAATTTTTTCAGAAGAGGAACTTGAAAAAATATATTTCCGTTTCGAGGATTGCGACCGGGAACTTGGCAATGCGAAAAAGGAAGAACTGAAAGAACTTGCTGACACGCTGCGAAAAAATCTGCTGATGGCTGATTAA
- the bcrD gene encoding benzoyl-CoA reductase subunit D codes for MEKSFYTMGIDVGSNFIKLVLMDYSDKSKLVDKQTEKIRKRNPTQVADEMINTMLQKNNLKYEGVAYLASTGEGDLVKRKRGHFYGMTTHAKGANFFFPDAKTVVDMGALYVRAVKVSEDARVQDYKMTGQCASGSGQFVENISRYLGLSIEEVGDVSLTAKNPEISSGICAVLAETDVINMVSRGITTPDIIKGIHLSIANRIIKLMSSLKGESPIILTGGMALNKGMLQAIEEQLAETGKKFVIKTHPDAIYAGAIGAALWGGFRHIKLKEKKAVAA; via the coding sequence ATGGAAAAATCATTTTATACAATGGGAATTGATGTCGGAAGCAACTTCATCAAATTAGTTCTCATGGATTATTCGGACAAATCAAAACTCGTTGACAAGCAAACTGAAAAAATCCGCAAAAGAAATCCTACTCAAGTGGCTGATGAGATGATAAACACGATGCTTCAAAAAAATAATTTAAAGTATGAAGGTGTTGCGTATCTGGCTTCCACAGGTGAAGGGGATTTGGTGAAACGCAAGCGCGGGCATTTTTACGGAATGACCACGCACGCAAAAGGTGCCAATTTCTTTTTTCCTGATGCAAAAACGGTTGTTGATATGGGAGCGCTTTATGTACGTGCGGTAAAAGTTTCGGAAGATGCGCGCGTGCAGGATTATAAAATGACAGGTCAATGCGCTTCAGGTTCAGGGCAGTTTGTAGAAAATATTTCGCGCTATCTCGGCTTGTCTATTGAAGAAGTCGGTGATGTTTCACTTACGGCAAAAAATCCCGAAATCTCTTCAGGAATTTGTGCAGTTCTTGCCGAAACCGATGTCATCAACATGGTCTCGCGTGGAATTACTACGCCTGACATTATTAAAGGAATTCATCTTTCCATCGCAAACAGAATCATTAAACTCATGAGTTCGCTGAAAGGGGAATCTCCGATTATTCTCACAGGAGGAATGGCGTTGAACAAAGGAATGCTTCAGGCGATTGAAGAACAACTGGCAGAAACAGGAAAAAAGTTTGTAATCAAAACACACCCTGATGCGATTTACGCAGGAGCAATCGGTGCAGCTTTGTGGGGAGGATTCCGCCATATTAAACTGAAAGAAAAAAAAGCAGTAGCAGCATGA